The Alkalihalobacillus sp. LMS6 genomic interval GTTAACGACCCTTTACGCCACGTTTTAAATTCTCCTTTACGTATTAAATAAACCGTGCGCACACGATTTTCTGGTAAAGGAAACAAGCCTAAAAAACGATCTTTCGTCGCAAGAAGTTGTCCATCCTTCATTTCAGGAGGAGCTGGGAACGATACAGTTAAAAAATCATGTTGGTACAAACGACGCTTTGCAGGAACATTCATGTACTCACGCACTTTTGACGTAATGCCTTCAGCTCCAATAATGTATGTAGCTTCCACGTCAATGAATGTTTTGTTTTGCTTTATTCTCGCGTGATTTTCTGAGATCATTTCTTCAAAACGGGCTGGCTGAAGTAGTGTAAAAGCTGCATAGGATTTTGCTTCGTTTAACAATAGTTTTTTAATTTCACTGTGAGGCAACATAGCCGCATAGTTATAAGGAGAAGGCAATTGCTCATAGCTCATAGAAGAACGAAACATAGGTGAAAGCGACTCATTTAATTCTGTTGTATTGATTGTTGAGAATGGATTCCATTTCTCTGAGAAAATTTCATAAATACCTAAACGTTTCAGTAACTGGATGGTTTTTGGCTGAATTAATTCTCCTTTATAAACATGCCCCAGATGTGGGCTTTTTTCTACAACAATCACGTCAATTCCATGCTGGACTAATTTTAATGCCAATGTGAGTCCAGCGACGCCTCCACCAATAATTAACACATCTGTTTTCATG includes:
- a CDS encoding NAD(P)/FAD-dependent oxidoreductase, which gives rise to MKTDVLIIGGGVAGLTLALKLVQHGIDVIVVEKSPHLGHVYKGELIQPKTIQLLKRLGIYEIFSEKWNPFSTINTTELNESLSPMFRSSMSYEQLPSPYNYAAMLPHSEIKKLLLNEAKSYAAFTLLQPARFEEMISENHARIKQNKTFIDVEATYIIGAEGITSKVREYMNVPAKRRLYQHDFLTVSFPAPPEMKDGQLLATKDRFLGLFPLPENRVRTVYLIRKGEFKTWRKGSLTHFYEHYTSLCPKLDGYVQAITDWKDIQLMVPIRQHADQYVKGRYALIGDAAHSVHPMAGEGMNLAIQGADVLGELLKDVYQAGRQHEEKWLDYYERVHRKRVKAIMNLSHVGGLVYEKEGKAWQKSRTLALKQLFNNERLLTKYIFNISGLGSWPFSVKDSVALMKQSDTESLQQQMQQHTYGENQDYPWKQQMR